aaataaatgcaggacaaatccatacacatcaactgaacagacaaatgaatggatgcagtagcctccctgcagccttgtattacacacagtataccgcacaaacatcataagaggccaaattcgtaaaaaaacgaacccaaaaaaacccaaattcctctgccaccgcaggacatatttaaccaaaattgaaagcacacatactaactaaaataattcaacacatattggtccctcagcagccgaccactgtcgtcatcagggaagattgccggattgtcccagtccatggctggtggcactctgggggccctctccttcctcaggcaggccacattgtggaggacagcacaagccacagtaatatcacatgccctaacagggctgacccttaatttgtgaaggcagtgaaagcgtgccttcaggaggccaaaggtcatttcaactctggccctggtcctggcatgggcatggttgtaggcctgctgtgcttcctgggggtctgtgaaaggtgtcaggagaaaaggctggcagccataccccctgtctcccagcaacacaccagagaattcacctgtcaacacaaaatctcatcattactacctcataaacacagtgatattcttgacacagccatgatggttataaataggggttgtgtggcttaccttgtgataggcactgatagatttcagaggcccgaaagattctggagtcatggactgagccaggccattttgccacaacattgctgatcacacagtcagcattgcagaccatctgaaatcataagatgaggaatattacaccaatcaatgcacatcactggcaatgcagagtgttcgtcaatggacaatatcaaaaagttatgttcacctgaacattaatgctgtgaaaggatttcctattcacaaaatcggcctcatgggcacctgagggggcttttatccttatgtgtgtgcagtccactgcaccaatgacattggggaaacctgtcacacaaagtaatgagtatcctactatgtgttaacagttgtcctgtaatttgtagatcctcttacctgcaatcctatagaactcctctttgatgtcacagagtcttctgtggccagggaaggagatgaagacatctgctaatgctttgatagccagacacacactccttattgtgcggcaaattgtggccttgttcagctgttctgcatcccccactgagtacaggaaggctccactagcaaaaaagcgcaaggccacacaaaccatttgctccacactcagtgcatggctccgtgcagtgcggtgcttaatcctgggacccagtagtctgcatagatacctgatgccatctgcagaaaacctgtatctttcatatagatggtcatcagggaaggccagtgggtccaaccggtccctgaagaccctttctcgcctgaaggctctcctcagcacaagtgcttcttcatccaccacatctcgcacgaatgggcatgccattgtcagagcagaaaggaacacacaattttgggccttcatataggctagtggccacacctggtgctgggggggtgggcaaaagagggcgatgccttataacgatgacttggttgtactgattgc
Above is a genomic segment from Osmerus mordax isolate fOsmMor3 chromosome 15, fOsmMor3.pri, whole genome shotgun sequence containing:
- the LOC136957910 gene encoding putative nuclease HARBI1, with protein sequence MENLALESEIKKRTIRKLDLEIKKLERELQEDDTADDHLYERYRFSADGISGAFLYSVGDAEQLNKATICRTIRSVCLAIKALADVFISFPGHRRLCDIKEEFYRIAGFPNVIGAVDCTHIRIKAPSGAHEADFVNRKSFHSINVQMVCNADCVISNVVAKWPGSVHDSRIFRASEIYQCLSQGEFSGVLLGDRGYGCQPFLLTPFTDPQEAQQAYNHAHARTRARVEMTFGLLKARFHCLHKLRVSPVRACDITVACAVLHNVACLRKERAPRVPPAMDWDNPAIFPDDDSGRLLRDQYVLNYFS